A stretch of the Actinoalloteichus fjordicus genome encodes the following:
- a CDS encoding RNA polymerase sigma factor — MGESDAGAEDSQARPLVGSAGAAPASAEAAPSIEAAFREERGRLLAALVHRFGDLDLAEEVASEAVEAALTHWPVDGVPRSPGAWLLTTARRKAVDRLRRDTAYAARLAILQVEADRADPSPPADADGDLPDERLQLFFTCAHPALPAEDRGALTLRCLAGLTTAEVARAFLIPTATMAQRIVRVKRKIRQARIPFRVPGPDELSERLPGVLQVLYSLFTEGYAASSGQTLQRLDIAEEALRLTRILHRLLPGEREVAGLLALLLSTHARRDARTGGDGEIRLLDEQDRSRWDRAMIEEGRALVVTALTGGPPGPYGVQAAIAALHAEAEDVISTDWPQIVALYDVLLRLTPSPVVALNRAVAVAMRDGPEAGLTLLATLADDPRLRDYSPYPTARGDLLCRLDRFAEAATAYRDALALAHTEPERAHLRRRLTSAEHRCRGSHRIEP, encoded by the coding sequence ATGGGCGAGAGCGACGCAGGAGCCGAAGACTCGCAGGCCAGGCCACTCGTGGGGTCCGCAGGAGCCGCACCGGCCTCCGCCGAGGCGGCGCCATCGATCGAGGCGGCGTTCCGCGAGGAACGTGGCAGGCTGCTCGCCGCTCTCGTCCACCGCTTCGGCGATCTCGACCTGGCGGAGGAGGTCGCCTCCGAGGCCGTCGAGGCGGCGCTGACACACTGGCCGGTCGACGGCGTCCCCCGCAGCCCGGGGGCCTGGCTGCTCACGACGGCGCGACGCAAGGCCGTCGACCGGCTGCGGCGAGACACCGCCTACGCCGCCAGGCTCGCGATCCTGCAGGTGGAGGCGGACCGAGCCGACCCGTCACCGCCTGCGGACGCCGACGGCGATCTCCCCGACGAGCGGTTGCAGCTCTTCTTCACCTGCGCCCATCCGGCGCTGCCCGCCGAGGATCGAGGAGCCCTGACCCTGCGGTGCCTGGCGGGTCTCACCACAGCCGAGGTCGCGCGGGCATTCCTGATCCCGACTGCCACGATGGCCCAGCGGATCGTGCGGGTGAAGCGGAAGATCCGGCAGGCCCGCATCCCCTTCCGGGTCCCGGGTCCCGACGAACTGTCGGAACGCCTGCCCGGCGTGCTCCAGGTCCTCTACTCCCTCTTCACCGAGGGCTACGCCGCCAGCTCCGGCCAGACCCTGCAGCGCCTCGACATCGCCGAGGAGGCTCTCCGGCTCACCCGCATCCTGCATCGGCTGCTGCCCGGTGAACGGGAGGTCGCCGGACTGCTCGCGCTGCTGCTGTCGACGCATGCACGGCGCGACGCCCGCACCGGCGGCGACGGCGAGATCCGGCTGCTCGACGAGCAGGACCGCTCCCGCTGGGACCGGGCGATGATCGAGGAGGGCCGGGCGCTGGTGGTCACCGCGCTGACCGGCGGTCCGCCGGGGCCGTACGGGGTGCAGGCCGCGATCGCCGCCCTGCATGCCGAAGCCGAGGACGTCATCAGCACCGACTGGCCGCAGATCGTCGCCCTCTACGACGTGCTTCTTCGATTGACGCCGTCTCCGGTCGTGGCCTTGAACCGGGCGGTGGCGGTGGCCATGCGCGACGGCCCCGAGGCAGGTCTAACCCTGCTCGCCACGCTGGCGGACGACCCTCGGCTGCGCGACTACAGCCCGTACCCGACCGCCCGAGGCGACCTGCTGTGCAGGCTCGACCGGTTCGCCGAGGCCGCGACGGCGTATCGGGATGCGCTCGCACTGGCGCACACCGAGCCGGAGCGGGCCCATCTGCGCCGCAGACTGACCTCGGCCGAACACCGCTGCCGGGGCAGCCATCGCATCGAGCCGTGA
- a CDS encoding YciI family protein produces MKYMLLIYAGSADAEGCEPQDWMDYEKAMRDAGVLVGGHSLADLTTATTVRVDQAGERNVTDGPFAETREVLGGYDVIDVPNLDVALDWAARCPGARGGGSVVVRPIADFGDFAG; encoded by the coding sequence GTGAAGTACATGCTGTTGATCTACGCAGGGTCGGCCGACGCAGAGGGATGTGAGCCGCAGGACTGGATGGACTACGAGAAGGCGATGCGCGACGCCGGAGTCCTGGTCGGCGGGCACTCGCTCGCGGACCTGACCACCGCGACGACCGTCCGCGTCGACCAGGCGGGCGAGCGCAACGTCACTGACGGGCCGTTCGCCGAGACCCGCGAGGTCCTCGGCGGCTACGACGTCATCGACGTGCCGAACCTCGACGTCGCCCTCGACTGGGCGGCCCGCTGCCCCGGCGCGCGCGGCGGAGGTTCGGTCGTGGTCCGACCGATCGCCGACTTCGGCGACTTCGCCGGCTGA